A genomic window from Lepisosteus oculatus isolate fLepOcu1 chromosome 27, fLepOcu1.hap2, whole genome shotgun sequence includes:
- the LOC138225340 gene encoding ephrin-A4, with product MTRACADGGISLCTVTCVEARFPAPSHSPPPPPKKKIRTRAARCSRPVPAGEMSCPRRPGVWMLWRLALALELLATAGGLRQAVHWNSSNARLARGDHSVQVNINDYLDIFCPHYPPSTPPESTESFTLYLVSAEGYRRCQESRGAFKRWECSRPFAPHGPVRFSEKIQLFTPFSLGFEFQPGQEYYYISVPSEESPPGQRCLRLRVSVCCATTTGSTSHVRRGTPAPRSAAISVMKSSATLLLLLTCLWVSWSTIPPC from the exons atgactcGTGCATGCGCGGACGGAGGTATTTCTCTTTGCACGGTTACCTGCGTGGAGGCGAGATTCCCAGCCCCCTCCCACtctccgcccccccccccaaaaaaaaaaatacggaCCCGAGCAGCGCGCTGTAGCCGCCCTGTGCCGGCAGGCGAGATGAGCTGTCCCCGCCGCCCCGGAGTCTGGATGCTGTGGAGGCTCGCCCTCGCTCTGGAGCTGCTGGCGACAGCGGGGGGCCTGAGGCAGGCGGTGCACTGGAACAGCAGCAACGCCAG GTTGGCACGGGGAGATCACTCCGTCCAGGTGAACATCAACGACTACCTGGACATCTTCTGCCCTCATTACCCCCCCAGCACGCCCCCCGAGAGCACGGAGTCCTTCACCCTGTACCTGGTGAGCGCCGAGGGGTACCGCAGGTGCCAGGAGAGTCGGGGCGCCTTCAAGCGCTGGGAGTGCAGCCGGCCCTTCGCCCCCCACGGGCCGGTCCGCTTCTCCGAGAAGATCCAGCTCTTCACGCCCTTCTCCCTGGGCTTCGAGTTCCAGCCGGGACAGGAGTACTACTACATCT CTGTCCCCTCTGAGGAGAGTCCACCTGGGCAGCGCTGTCTCAGACTGCGGGTGTCTGTGTGCTGTGCCACCA CCACTGGGTCCACATCTCACGTCCGAAGAG gCACTCCAGCACCCCGCAGTGCAGCGATTTCTGTGATGAAGAGCTCAGCcaccctgctcctcctcctcacctGTCTGTGGGTCTCTTGGAGCACCATCCCTCCCTGCTGA